Proteins co-encoded in one Halorussus sp. MSC15.2 genomic window:
- a CDS encoding ABC transporter permease: protein MSVDSPRRSETRRERFVSAFSSPGTRLSITAGPGLIWLALLLLAPLTFMVTVSFLNVNDAYQIVWQPTLDNYAQLGTGDGAFWNSSFFKSLFLSYAIAAVTTVLCLVLAFPLAYLLARRGGTTFKVVIFLVLLPFFTMYLVRAYSWYLMFGQNGVLNSALMRIGLASEPVGLLNYGIPAIVVGLTHAYFPYMLLSLYASLEGLDFSLVEAARDLGASRSEALKDVILPLVLPGMISGSLFVFVPALGAFITPRFLGQGKVLMVGQLIESRINSLYAIGFGSAASMFIVLSIVVAFVLSFRYVSIEDLGGA, encoded by the coding sequence ATGTCTGTAGACTCACCTCGTCGGTCGGAGACGCGCCGTGAGCGGTTCGTCAGTGCGTTCTCGTCACCGGGAACGCGACTGTCGATAACCGCGGGTCCGGGGCTAATCTGGCTGGCGCTGCTACTGCTCGCACCGCTCACGTTCATGGTGACGGTTAGCTTCCTGAACGTCAACGACGCCTACCAGATAGTGTGGCAACCGACGCTGGACAACTACGCCCAACTGGGGACCGGCGACGGCGCGTTCTGGAACAGTTCGTTCTTCAAGTCGCTGTTCCTGTCGTACGCCATCGCGGCGGTGACGACGGTCCTCTGTCTGGTGCTGGCGTTCCCGCTGGCGTACCTGCTCGCGCGGCGCGGCGGCACGACGTTCAAGGTCGTCATCTTCCTCGTGTTACTGCCGTTCTTCACGATGTACCTCGTGCGGGCGTACTCGTGGTACCTCATGTTCGGGCAGAACGGCGTCCTCAACAGCGCGCTGATGCGTATCGGACTGGCGAGCGAACCGGTTGGCCTGCTCAACTACGGTATCCCGGCCATCGTCGTCGGCCTGACCCACGCGTACTTCCCGTACATGCTGCTGTCGCTGTACGCCAGCCTCGAAGGGCTGGACTTCTCGTTGGTCGAGGCCGCGCGGGACCTCGGTGCGAGTCGGTCCGAGGCGCTGAAGGACGTCATCCTCCCGCTCGTCCTGCCCGGTATGATAAGCGGGAGTCTGTTCGTGTTCGTGCCCGCGCTGGGCGCGTTCATCACGCCGCGATTCCTCGGTCAGGGGAAGGTGCTGATGGTCGGCCAACTCATCGAGAGTCGAATCAACTCGCTGTACGCCATCGGATTCGGGAGCGCGGCGTCGATGTTCATCGTCCTGAGCATCGTGGTCGCGTTCGTGCTCTCGTTCCGGTACGTCAGCATCGAGGACCTCGGAGGTGCCTGA
- a CDS encoding ABC transporter permease — protein MATETGTSTEDARESTSPSRLLDHERKEWLLNRSLWLVAGALLVFLWIPLLVMMFLSFAVNASTFFPFEGFTLAHYAATFADETLMFALWNSIQIATISACIATVLGVLASFALARYDFPFKELYRTFGILPMVIPGVVMGIALLIYFRTLLGMTPGFLTVVLTHSVYGFPFVLLMVTSRLYTFDESLEEAARDLGADPMTVFRDITLPIVAPAIGAGFLFAWIRSFEDFIRVYFVKGTMDVLTTSMYSMIKYGTAPKMNAISSFIVFVIAAVLAVAMNVGNVAGMVAGTEGDS, from the coding sequence ATGGCGACCGAAACCGGCACCTCGACCGAGGACGCCAGAGAGTCCACGTCGCCGTCGCGCCTGCTGGACCACGAGCGCAAGGAGTGGCTGCTGAACCGTAGCCTCTGGTTGGTCGCGGGCGCGCTGCTGGTGTTCCTCTGGATTCCGCTGCTCGTGATGATGTTCCTCTCGTTCGCGGTCAACGCCAGCACGTTCTTCCCGTTCGAAGGGTTCACGCTGGCCCACTACGCCGCGACGTTCGCGGACGAGACGCTGATGTTCGCGCTCTGGAACAGCATCCAGATAGCCACCATCTCGGCGTGTATCGCCACGGTGCTCGGCGTGCTGGCGAGTTTCGCGCTGGCCCGGTACGACTTCCCGTTCAAGGAACTCTACCGGACGTTCGGTATCCTGCCGATGGTGATTCCGGGCGTGGTGATGGGCATCGCGCTGCTCATCTACTTCCGGACGCTGCTCGGGATGACTCCCGGGTTCCTGACCGTGGTGCTGACCCACAGCGTCTACGGGTTCCCGTTCGTCCTGCTGATGGTCACGTCGCGGCTCTACACGTTCGACGAGTCGCTGGAGGAGGCGGCGCGGGACCTCGGGGCCGACCCGATGACGGTGTTCCGCGATATCACGCTCCCTATCGTCGCGCCCGCCATCGGTGCGGGGTTCCTGTTCGCGTGGATTCGGTCGTTCGAGGACTTCATCCGCGTCTACTTCGTGAAGGGGACGATGGACGTGCTGACCACGTCGATGTACTCGATGATAAAGTACGGGACTGCACCGAAGATGAACGCCATCTCGTCGTTCATCGTGTTCGTCATCGCGGCGGTGCTGGCGGTGGCGATGAACGTCGGCAACGTCGCCGGGATGGTCGCCGGGACCGAAGGCGACTCCTGA
- a CDS encoding DUF4383 domain-containing protein produces MANSDLADDDRIPGGTQISVTVVLGGVLLVMGIVGFASGGQLLVFGVNPFHNVFHLLTGALAIVAGLYANGVYADEFNKTAGIVYGLLVIFQLVAPEVAAQLLNADFADLWLHVGLALAFGGVGFALPDRERSAAESGQVADRSGR; encoded by the coding sequence ATGGCGAACTCAGATTTGGCCGACGACGACCGAATCCCCGGCGGGACCCAGATTTCCGTGACGGTGGTCCTCGGGGGCGTACTACTCGTCATGGGTATCGTCGGATTCGCCTCGGGCGGGCAACTGCTCGTCTTCGGCGTCAACCCGTTCCACAACGTCTTCCACCTGCTGACGGGGGCGCTGGCCATCGTGGCTGGTCTGTACGCGAACGGCGTGTACGCCGACGAGTTCAACAAGACCGCGGGTATCGTCTACGGTCTGCTGGTCATCTTCCAACTCGTCGCACCCGAAGTGGCCGCGCAACTGTTGAACGCCGACTTCGCGGACCTCTGGCTTCACGTCGGTCTGGCGCTCGCGTTCGGCGGCGTCGGGTTCGCGCTCCCCGACCGCGAGCGGAGCGCGGCCGAGTCCGGACAGGTCGCCGACCGAAGTGGCCGCTGA